In Burkholderia gladioli, a genomic segment contains:
- a CDS encoding CysB family HTH-type transcriptional regulator: MNLHQFRFVREAVRQNFNLTEAAKALFTSQPGVSKAIIELEDELGVEIFTRHGKRVRSLTEPGRIILASVERILQEVESLKRVGKDYAAQDQGNLTIAATHTQARYSLPAAIAEFKKRFPKVHLSILQGSPTQVAEMVIHDQADLAIATEAIADYKELVSLPCFQWHHAAVVPADHPLLERRPPSLDDLAQYPLITYDDAFAGRKKINHAFALRGLSPDIVLEAIDADVIKTYVELGLGVGILADIAFNPERDRNLRSIPVGHLFGSNVTRVALKQGAYLRGYVYTLVELLSPTLNRKLIEQALKGEAESYEL, encoded by the coding sequence ATGAACCTGCACCAATTTCGCTTCGTGCGCGAGGCCGTGCGCCAGAACTTCAACCTCACCGAGGCGGCCAAGGCCCTGTTCACGTCCCAGCCGGGCGTCTCCAAGGCCATCATCGAGCTGGAGGACGAACTGGGCGTGGAGATCTTCACGCGGCACGGCAAGCGCGTACGTTCGTTGACCGAACCGGGGCGGATCATCCTGGCCTCGGTCGAGCGCATCCTCCAGGAAGTCGAAAGCCTAAAAAGGGTCGGAAAGGATTACGCGGCGCAGGATCAGGGCAACCTGACCATCGCGGCGACGCACACGCAGGCGCGCTACTCATTGCCGGCCGCGATCGCCGAGTTCAAGAAGCGCTTCCCGAAGGTGCATCTGTCGATCCTGCAAGGCAGCCCGACCCAGGTGGCGGAGATGGTGATCCACGACCAGGCCGACCTGGCGATCGCCACCGAGGCGATCGCCGACTACAAGGAACTGGTGTCGCTGCCCTGCTTCCAGTGGCATCACGCCGCCGTGGTGCCGGCCGATCATCCGCTGCTGGAACGCCGGCCGCCCTCGCTCGACGACTTGGCCCAGTACCCGCTGATCACCTACGACGACGCCTTCGCCGGCCGCAAGAAGATCAACCATGCGTTCGCGCTGCGCGGCTTGTCGCCCGATATCGTGCTCGAGGCGATCGACGCCGATGTGATCAAGACCTATGTGGAACTCGGGCTCGGGGTCGGCATCCTGGCCGATATCGCCTTCAACCCGGAGCGTGACCGCAACCTGCGGTCGATCCCGGTCGGGCATCTGTTCGGCAGCAACGTGACGCGGGTGGCGCTCAAGCAAGGGGCGTATCTGCGTGGTTATGTGTATACGCTGGTGGAATTGCTGTCGCCGACGCTCAACCGCAAGCTGATCGAGCAGGCGCTCAAGGGCGAGGCGGAGTCTTACGAGCTGTGA
- a CDS encoding tyrosine-type recombinase/integrase: protein MPLTDTAIRNAKPADKPVRLFDGGGLYLEIAPSGGKWWRLKYRFGGKEKRYSLGVYPDVTLAIARKKRDEAREKLAAGIDPGEAKKAEKRASLLAAAHSFEVVARGWMAERKTTVEPAQHDKTLARMENDVFPWLGKRPIAEIDAPEILVVLKRVDGRGARFTSHRIRSEISRVFRYGIKEGHCKTDPARDLVDAIPPAQTTHFASITEPEKVAEMLRAFDGFTGTFPVLCALRLAPMLFVRPGELRKAQWSQFELDKGEWRYFVNKTKTDHLVPLATQAVAILRELHALTGDGVYVFPGARDRNRPMSEAAINAALRRLGYDTRTEITGHGFRAMARTILHEELEEKPEVIEHQLAHTVPDSLGRAYNRTKFIKARRSMMQQWADYLDKLKAGAEIIPIAAAG, encoded by the coding sequence GTGCCATTAACCGATACAGCCATCCGGAACGCCAAGCCTGCCGACAAGCCCGTGCGCCTGTTCGACGGAGGCGGCCTCTATCTGGAAATCGCCCCGAGCGGGGGCAAGTGGTGGCGCCTTAAATACCGGTTTGGGGGCAAGGAAAAGCGCTACTCGCTCGGCGTCTACCCGGACGTTACCTTGGCGATCGCACGGAAGAAGCGCGACGAAGCCCGTGAAAAGCTCGCTGCCGGCATCGATCCGGGTGAAGCGAAGAAGGCGGAAAAAAGAGCCAGCCTGCTTGCGGCCGCCCATTCGTTTGAGGTTGTCGCTCGCGGCTGGATGGCCGAGCGCAAGACGACTGTAGAGCCAGCGCAGCATGACAAGACACTCGCCCGCATGGAGAACGATGTATTCCCATGGCTCGGCAAGCGCCCTATCGCTGAAATCGACGCCCCGGAGATACTGGTTGTACTAAAGCGCGTAGATGGGCGCGGAGCGAGATTTACCTCCCATCGCATCCGCAGCGAGATAAGCCGGGTATTCCGCTATGGCATCAAAGAGGGGCACTGCAAGACCGATCCAGCCCGAGATTTGGTCGATGCCATTCCGCCCGCCCAGACAACGCACTTTGCCTCGATCACCGAGCCCGAGAAAGTTGCCGAGATGCTTCGCGCGTTCGACGGCTTCACGGGTACTTTCCCGGTTCTCTGCGCGCTCAGACTAGCCCCGATGCTGTTCGTCCGCCCAGGCGAATTACGCAAGGCGCAGTGGTCACAATTCGAGCTCGACAAAGGCGAGTGGCGCTATTTCGTCAACAAAACGAAAACGGATCACCTTGTTCCGCTGGCCACCCAGGCGGTTGCGATTTTGCGCGAGCTTCACGCCCTGACTGGCGATGGCGTCTACGTGTTCCCCGGTGCCCGCGACCGAAATCGCCCGATGAGCGAGGCCGCTATCAATGCAGCCCTTCGTCGCCTTGGCTACGACACTCGCACCGAGATTACCGGTCACGGCTTCCGGGCAATGGCACGGACGATCCTGCATGAAGAACTGGAGGAAAAGCCGGAAGTGATCGAGCACCAACTAGCGCATACCGTCCCTGACAGCCTTGGGCGCGCGTACAACCGAACGAAATTCATCAAGGCCCGACGTTCGATGATGCAACAGTGGGCGGACTACCTCGACAAGCTCAAAGCAGGGGCGGAAATCATTCCGATTGCGGCGGCCGGATAG
- a CDS encoding DUF927 domain-containing protein, translating into MSEFERARVALGYVPPDDRDTWRQVGMALKAEFGEEGFALWNEWSQGAQNYNGKDARDVWKSFKGGKITINTLFHLAKVGGFDPRAHRAKPVDPAERERQKAERAAREAAELAALAEKQQAASALAESIWSAAEPAPADHPYLVRKRVPVDALRVYRGGLCIGTAACDGALVIPARDADGKLWTLEFVLTDGQKRYLPNGRKAGCFSLIGGPLSSAPATLLIGEGYATCATLAAATGYPAAVAFDAGNLHAVATALRGQYPDTRIVVCADDDHTTKGNPGVTKARAAAEAVAGIVAVPDFGPNRPAAGTDFNDLAAHLGPDAVAAAVRAALAPAGSADIGKGKAAPAAAKPAKRPKTARAQDGKSRFVVDDKGVWFHGFNNQGDPLPPHWVSTRIDVIAETRNEMNSEWGYLLEFTDRDGILKRWAVPAGLFAGDGTELRRMLLDMGVKLGVTQIARTQIANYVQMAQPDERVRCVPRVGWHHGAFVLPDRVIGTGKEALIYQADTPIQSQFKERGTLDDWQREVAAYCVGNSRLLFCVATAFAGPLLHFSGLQSGGFHLLGTTSKGKSTGGVIAASVFGSPDYVRSWKATDNALEAVATQHSDALLILDEIGQVEPRLVGDVIYMLANESGKARASRSGSAKPVLTWRLLFLSNGEKSVSALMAEGNKPMKGGIEVRLPAIPAEVGEMGVVEKLHGFPTPAALIEHLERHAGMHYGTAGPAFIEWASSQAGELAEHLRMRVDELVGQWVPDGSHSQVARVAKRFCLVAVAGELATAHGLTGWPEGEAVEAARRCFEGWLELRGGTGNSDEAEAVRQVQHFLAAHGDNRFVWMNRAQDDHRPNVPHRAGFKQHVKRDERRTPIASDREYYAEFGGKMSADDAESVETEYLIEAAVFRKDVCAGFDHKIVAKALMKRGVLMPRSDGYPYRQEYIPGHGKFMVYRVLPSIFTLEL; encoded by the coding sequence ATGTCCGAATTCGAGCGGGCGAGAGTCGCGCTCGGCTATGTTCCGCCCGACGACCGCGACACGTGGCGTCAGGTGGGGATGGCGCTCAAGGCCGAGTTTGGCGAGGAGGGCTTCGCCCTCTGGAACGAATGGAGCCAAGGCGCGCAGAACTACAACGGCAAGGACGCGCGCGATGTGTGGAAGTCGTTCAAGGGCGGCAAGATCACCATCAACACGCTGTTTCACCTCGCCAAGGTCGGCGGCTTCGATCCGCGTGCGCATCGGGCGAAGCCGGTCGATCCAGCGGAGCGCGAGCGGCAGAAAGCCGAGCGCGCGGCCCGCGAAGCGGCCGAGCTGGCCGCGCTGGCCGAGAAGCAGCAAGCCGCGTCGGCGCTCGCCGAATCGATCTGGTCGGCGGCCGAGCCTGCGCCGGCCGATCACCCGTACCTCGTCCGCAAGCGCGTCCCGGTCGACGCGCTACGCGTCTATCGCGGCGGCTTGTGCATCGGCACGGCCGCATGCGACGGCGCACTCGTTATCCCGGCCCGTGACGCGGACGGGAAGCTGTGGACGCTGGAATTCGTCCTGACGGACGGCCAGAAGCGCTATCTGCCTAACGGCCGCAAGGCGGGTTGCTTCTCGTTGATCGGCGGCCCGCTATCTTCCGCTCCGGCCACGCTGCTGATCGGCGAGGGTTACGCCACGTGCGCGACGCTCGCGGCCGCGACGGGCTATCCGGCCGCCGTCGCGTTCGACGCCGGCAACCTGCACGCGGTCGCGACGGCGCTGCGCGGCCAGTATCCGGACACCCGCATTGTCGTTTGCGCCGACGACGACCACACGACGAAGGGCAATCCGGGGGTGACGAAGGCCCGCGCGGCGGCCGAAGCCGTCGCCGGCATCGTCGCGGTGCCGGACTTCGGTCCGAACCGTCCAGCGGCCGGGACCGACTTCAACGACCTGGCTGCGCACCTTGGCCCGGATGCGGTGGCCGCTGCCGTGCGCGCTGCGCTCGCGCCGGCCGGCTCGGCGGATATCGGCAAGGGCAAGGCTGCTCCAGCCGCCGCAAAGCCCGCCAAACGCCCGAAAACGGCCCGCGCGCAGGACGGCAAGTCGCGGTTCGTCGTCGACGACAAGGGCGTGTGGTTTCACGGCTTCAACAACCAGGGCGATCCGCTCCCGCCGCATTGGGTCAGCACGCGTATCGACGTGATCGCGGAGACGCGCAACGAGATGAACAGCGAGTGGGGCTACCTGCTCGAATTCACGGACCGCGACGGCATCCTGAAACGGTGGGCGGTGCCGGCGGGGCTCTTTGCCGGCGACGGTACGGAGCTGCGCCGGATGCTGCTCGATATGGGTGTGAAGCTTGGCGTCACGCAGATCGCCCGCACGCAGATCGCGAACTATGTGCAGATGGCGCAGCCGGACGAGCGCGTGCGCTGCGTGCCTCGCGTCGGCTGGCATCACGGCGCGTTCGTGCTGCCCGATCGCGTCATCGGCACCGGCAAAGAGGCGCTGATCTATCAGGCCGATACGCCGATCCAGAGCCAGTTCAAGGAGCGCGGCACGCTGGACGACTGGCAACGCGAGGTCGCGGCCTACTGCGTCGGCAATAGCCGGCTGCTGTTCTGCGTCGCTACCGCCTTCGCTGGTCCGTTGCTGCACTTCTCCGGGCTTCAGTCGGGCGGCTTTCACCTGCTCGGCACGACGTCGAAAGGCAAGTCGACGGGCGGCGTCATCGCCGCATCCGTGTTCGGCTCACCGGACTACGTGCGGAGCTGGAAGGCGACCGACAATGCGCTCGAAGCCGTCGCCACCCAGCATAGCGACGCGCTGCTGATCCTCGATGAAATCGGGCAGGTCGAGCCGCGCTTGGTCGGCGATGTGATCTACATGCTTGCGAACGAGTCGGGCAAGGCTCGCGCGTCGCGTAGCGGCTCGGCAAAGCCGGTTCTCACGTGGCGGCTGCTGTTCTTGTCGAACGGCGAAAAGAGCGTGTCCGCGCTGATGGCCGAGGGAAACAAGCCGATGAAGGGCGGTATCGAGGTTCGCTTGCCCGCGATCCCGGCCGAGGTTGGCGAAATGGGCGTCGTGGAGAAGCTGCACGGCTTCCCGACGCCGGCCGCGCTGATCGAGCATCTAGAGCGGCACGCCGGCATGCACTACGGCACGGCCGGCCCCGCGTTCATTGAGTGGGCGTCGTCGCAGGCTGGCGAGCTGGCCGAGCATCTGCGCATGCGCGTTGACGAGTTGGTCGGGCAATGGGTGCCGGACGGCTCGCACTCGCAGGTTGCACGCGTCGCCAAACGGTTCTGCCTCGTTGCGGTGGCCGGGGAACTGGCGACGGCGCACGGGCTAACCGGCTGGCCGGAGGGCGAAGCGGTCGAGGCCGCGCGTCGTTGCTTCGAAGGCTGGCTCGAACTGCGCGGCGGCACCGGCAATTCGGACGAGGCGGAAGCCGTGCGGCAGGTACAGCATTTCCTCGCCGCGCACGGCGACAACCGTTTCGTGTGGATGAACCGGGCGCAGGACGACCATCGGCCGAACGTGCCGCATCGAGCGGGCTTCAAGCAGCACGTGAAGCGCGACGAGCGGCGCACGCCCATCGCCTCCGATCGCGAGTATTACGCCGAGTTCGGCGGCAAGATGAGCGCCGACGATGCCGAAAGCGTCGAGACGGAATACCTGATCGAAGCGGCCGTATTCCGCAAAGACGTGTGCGCGGGCTTTGATCACAAGATCGTCGCCAAGGCACTGATGAAGCGCGGCGTGCTGATGCCGCGTAGCGACGGCTATCCGTACCGGCAGGAGTACATCCCCGGCCACGGTAAGTTCATGGTCTATCGCGTGTTGCCGTCCATCTTCACGCTTGAGCTGTGA